The following coding sequences lie in one Flavobacterium cyclinae genomic window:
- a CDS encoding RteC domain-containing protein has product MITAIKNNSLLDFENELCLILNTYSNEIEKAKKIIIFIEDVLKQLTDWLKNHVFESIQEEIKFFKEIKPNIVAKLIFYKEILLLVATLPLDKNKKIKHFEKKIDAINQFHRRNREFIKYIKSQSTHFDELYFTRKKYKDLFLNDCSVIIHDAKLCTSHDYLLAEVIAFELLALHIENRIDNLNQSCAITNNQFHSNLHWTAKKIDLIELIYALHESKVFDNGQSDIKEITHVFEKAFQIDLGDNITRSFIDIKNRKTDQTRFLNQLQDALETKIENDLN; this is encoded by the coding sequence ATGATAACAGCTATAAAAAACAACTCCCTATTAGATTTTGAAAACGAATTATGTTTAATCCTTAACACCTATTCTAATGAAATAGAAAAAGCAAAAAAGATTATTATTTTCATTGAAGATGTTCTCAAGCAGTTAACCGACTGGCTAAAAAATCATGTCTTCGAAAGCATTCAAGAAGAAATCAAATTCTTTAAAGAAATCAAACCCAATATAGTAGCCAAACTGATTTTCTATAAAGAAATACTTTTACTCGTTGCAACTCTTCCCCTAGACAAAAACAAGAAAATAAAACACTTTGAAAAAAAAATTGATGCAATAAATCAATTCCACAGAAGGAACAGAGAATTCATCAAATACATTAAAAGTCAATCTACTCATTTTGATGAATTATATTTTACAAGGAAAAAGTATAAAGACCTGTTCTTAAATGATTGTTCAGTTATAATTCATGATGCTAAACTATGCACATCACATGACTATTTGTTAGCAGAAGTAATTGCATTTGAATTATTAGCATTACACATCGAAAACCGAATTGATAATTTAAACCAATCGTGTGCAATCACCAACAATCAATTCCATTCCAATCTACACTGGACAGCAAAAAAAATCGATTTAATCGAACTCATTTATGCGTTACACGAATCTAAAGTGTTCGATAATGGTCAATCCGATATCAAAGAAATTACCCACGTTTTTGAAAAAGCATTTCAAATCGATTTAGGAGACAACATTACCAGAAGCTTTATCGATATCAAAAACCGCAAAACAGATCAAACGCGATTTTTAAATCAGTTGCAAGATGCACTGGAAACCAAAATCGAAAATGATTTAAATTAA
- a CDS encoding helix-turn-helix domain-containing protein: protein MNFNHKTLFPETDNIELLNHQMVTKRDLLNFGNLLLNEIKNSTTKTNTSDDLPKSWLKSAEVREILRISPGTLQNLRINGTLKYKRIGGIIYYNYEDIVKMLEK from the coding sequence ATGAACTTCAATCACAAAACCCTGTTCCCAGAAACGGACAACATTGAATTACTTAACCACCAAATGGTAACGAAACGAGATTTACTAAACTTTGGAAATCTACTACTAAACGAAATCAAAAACTCCACCACAAAAACAAACACATCGGACGATTTACCCAAGTCTTGGCTCAAATCAGCCGAAGTCCGTGAAATCCTAAGAATCTCTCCAGGAACATTGCAAAACCTCCGCATCAACGGAACACTAAAATACAAACGTATAGGTGGTATCATCTACTACAACTACGAAGACATCGTAAAAATGCTAGAAAAGTAA